A region from the Paenibacillus humicola genome encodes:
- a CDS encoding pectinesterase family protein produces the protein MIKKPHLLWLSMVLGTFVLIGFTASFGSDGEASAAEPSAEEPAGYTYDYLVDGSLPADIPAEKKYKTIQAAYAAAPAGTEQHPTVIGIMPNVYHIQGTPTETGLNITKNYITLLGLTDDRRKVVLADNRGNKQGAGTDTETNNGYVVIVKANGFTAKNLTFLNYTNMDYEYPGDPSKNLKKRSDVETQAVALQASGDKHVYENVAFLSRLDTLFLQTTRAYCKNCYLEGTADFLGGGTISVWEDSEIHFAHGYGPVMAASGVVFIHTKFTSDHGVGFYKGFSNPVALIDCTLPVFTPATPNVWGTTTPIIRNNLYSLTYHTKDTAGNPAQFVDSLQGEPANNTSRELSDEEALAFNPWNLLRATPTGAADDWDPAGVKEKYADQGDLIFRMAITNGTQSIRTGDAGVKLKASVSPTRAPDQTIAWSTDSDLIKLSSTTGPEITVTGNNRTENAEYVTVRATAVNGFYVTAHIYVEPEYIDPPTLAAPPVVEAPSDGKVRVDYTLDNLGDKQDQSVITWYISDDANGTNAREVATSRGDVPLREYTLTPGDVGKYIRVGVEPKHQISVPGPAVFASGTRPIKPSDLLTLDVSPNFRNFVTAANDTYVSGLWTVDGDWTSMTGGNLVNGYGVRAASQGAALYYQQDKKFGNIEINAMLTPEKTGGQGFGSPGSGSDADGVQNADIFIKYDPRTETGYSLRFWRTTESAEKVKFQLYKIDKGIGMPISDTQVLTGVLKPNTYVDLKVIGNMFTVTGYNDADDEVLSLQEKIVPNRFGGAGIQWSGTVKSGNSLVISQFDITYPKPGKAGHPGNPYGTPPTNT, from the coding sequence ATGATAAAAAAACCCCATTTGCTGTGGCTGTCAATGGTTCTGGGAACGTTCGTATTGATTGGCTTCACGGCTTCGTTCGGATCGGACGGAGAAGCATCCGCTGCGGAGCCTTCGGCAGAAGAACCGGCCGGCTATACGTACGATTACCTCGTGGACGGCTCCCTGCCGGCGGATATACCCGCAGAGAAGAAATACAAAACGATCCAGGCGGCTTATGCAGCCGCTCCCGCAGGGACCGAGCAGCATCCGACCGTGATCGGCATTATGCCGAACGTGTATCATATTCAGGGGACGCCGACCGAGACCGGTTTGAACATCACCAAGAACTACATTACACTGCTCGGACTGACCGACGACCGCCGGAAAGTCGTCCTGGCCGATAATCGCGGCAACAAGCAAGGAGCCGGCACGGACACGGAAACGAACAACGGTTATGTCGTCATCGTCAAAGCGAACGGCTTTACGGCCAAGAATCTTACGTTTCTGAATTATACGAACATGGATTATGAGTATCCGGGCGACCCGAGTAAAAACTTGAAAAAGCGCTCGGATGTCGAGACGCAGGCGGTTGCGCTGCAAGCGTCCGGCGACAAGCATGTCTATGAAAACGTGGCTTTTCTAAGCCGGCTGGATACTCTTTTCCTGCAAACGACTCGCGCCTATTGCAAAAACTGCTACCTGGAAGGTACGGCCGACTTCCTCGGGGGCGGAACGATCAGTGTATGGGAGGACTCCGAGATCCACTTCGCACACGGCTACGGGCCGGTCATGGCTGCATCGGGCGTCGTATTCATCCATACAAAATTCACATCGGATCACGGTGTCGGCTTCTACAAAGGGTTTTCGAATCCGGTGGCGCTCATCGACTGCACCTTACCGGTGTTTACGCCGGCCACTCCGAACGTATGGGGCACGACAACTCCGATCATCCGAAATAATTTGTATTCGCTTACTTATCATACGAAGGACACCGCCGGCAACCCGGCGCAATTCGTAGACAGCCTTCAAGGCGAGCCGGCCAACAATACGTCCAGAGAGCTGTCGGACGAGGAAGCGCTGGCGTTTAATCCGTGGAACCTGCTCCGGGCAACGCCAACGGGCGCGGCGGACGACTGGGACCCGGCGGGCGTGAAGGAGAAATACGCGGATCAGGGCGACCTGATTTTCAGAATGGCGATCACGAACGGGACGCAGTCGATCCGTACGGGCGATGCGGGCGTGAAGCTTAAAGCCTCCGTTTCGCCGACTCGGGCACCCGACCAAACCATCGCCTGGTCCACGGATTCGGACCTGATTAAGCTGAGCTCCACGACAGGGCCGGAGATTACCGTTACCGGCAACAACCGGACGGAAAATGCCGAATATGTGACCGTCCGCGCGACGGCCGTGAACGGCTTCTATGTCACGGCGCATATTTATGTCGAGCCGGAATATATCGATCCGCCGACATTAGCCGCCCCGCCGGTTGTGGAAGCGCCGTCGGACGGCAAAGTCCGCGTCGACTACACATTAGACAATTTGGGCGACAAACAGGATCAATCCGTCATCACGTGGTATATCAGCGACGACGCCAATGGAACGAACGCGAGAGAGGTTGCGACGAGCCGGGGGGATGTGCCGCTGAGGGAGTATACGCTGACACCGGGCGATGTCGGCAAATATATCCGGGTGGGCGTGGAGCCCAAGCATCAAATCAGCGTTCCGGGTCCTGCGGTATTTGCCTCGGGAACTCGCCCGATCAAGCCGTCGGATCTGTTAACGCTGGACGTATCCCCGAACTTCCGGAACTTCGTGACCGCTGCGAATGATACGTATGTAAGCGGTTTATGGACCGTTGACGGCGACTGGACATCGATGACCGGCGGCAATCTGGTGAATGGGTACGGCGTTAGAGCGGCATCGCAGGGCGCGGCGCTGTATTACCAGCAGGACAAGAAATTCGGCAACATAGAGATCAACGCGATGCTGACGCCCGAAAAAACGGGAGGGCAGGGCTTCGGGAGCCCCGGCTCCGGCAGCGATGCGGACGGCGTTCAAAATGCGGATATTTTTATAAAATACGATCCGCGCACCGAGACCGGATATTCGCTGCGATTTTGGAGAACGACGGAGTCCGCGGAGAAGGTTAAATTCCAGCTGTACAAAATCGACAAAGGGATCGGCATGCCGATCAGCGATACGCAAGTGTTGACGGGCGTATTGAAGCCGAATACGTATGTGGATCTGAAAGTCATCGGCAATATGTTTACGGTAACCGGATATAACGATGCGGACGACGAAGTGCTGTCGCTGCAGGAGAAAATCGTTCCGAACCGTTTTGGCGGGGCCGGCATTCAATGGTCGGGTACGGTCAAAAGCGGGAACAGTCTGGTGATCAGCCAATTTGACATTACGTATCCTAAGCCGGGAAAAGCCGGCCATCCCGGAAATCCTTACGGAACTCCCCCGACAAATACCTGA
- a CDS encoding bifunctional metallophosphatase/5'-nucleotidase — translation MSVTKCRVVILETSDLHGFIFPRSYADHAEARRGLAKVAGAVSLMRREHPQTLLIDNGDCLQGTPLTYYHARVNDKPNNPVVACMNELRYDAAVPGNHEFNYGLPYLQSAVRASRFPWLSANTVDIATGKPYFGRPYLIRQFDGGLRVGLLGLTTSYIPNWEQPAHIAGIRFEDPVDTARKWVDFLKQTERVDAVIVSYHGGFERDLQTGRPSEKLTGENVGYAICENVPGIDVLLTGHQHRAIAGSRINGVCIVQPANEGRFLGKVTLTAERHADGWNITETQSELIPADRFEPDPAVLEIAGEVEALAQTWLDQPIGFVEGSMAIDSHEDVRLREHPLIEFINRVQMDVSGADISNTALFDNQSPGFGERITMRDIVANYIYPNTLKVIRVSGRDIRAALEQSAEYFELGEDGRITVSRAYLAPKPQHYNYDMWEGIDYVLDISKPAGQRVTKLERDGKPLDENEQFEVVMNNYRAGGGGNFTMFQGKPVIKDIAKDMVEILADYIRERRTIKAEANGNWKIIGGAGR, via the coding sequence ATGTCCGTCACGAAATGCCGGGTGGTCATTCTGGAAACGAGCGACCTGCACGGCTTTATTTTCCCTAGAAGCTACGCCGACCATGCCGAGGCGAGACGCGGTCTCGCCAAAGTGGCGGGCGCCGTCTCTCTCATGCGGCGCGAGCACCCTCAGACTCTATTAATCGACAACGGCGACTGCCTGCAAGGAACGCCGCTGACCTATTACCATGCCCGGGTCAATGACAAGCCGAACAACCCTGTCGTCGCCTGTATGAACGAGCTCCGCTATGACGCCGCGGTTCCGGGCAACCACGAATTCAATTACGGCCTCCCTTATTTGCAAAGCGCTGTCCGCGCGTCCCGTTTCCCCTGGCTGTCGGCGAATACCGTGGACATCGCGACCGGAAAGCCGTATTTCGGCCGGCCTTACCTGATCCGGCAGTTTGATGGCGGTTTGCGGGTCGGGTTGCTCGGCCTTACCACTTCTTACATCCCGAACTGGGAACAACCGGCGCACATCGCCGGCATTCGCTTCGAAGACCCCGTCGATACGGCTCGGAAATGGGTCGACTTTCTAAAACAGACGGAGCGTGTCGATGCGGTCATCGTATCCTATCACGGCGGGTTCGAACGCGATCTGCAAACTGGGCGGCCGTCCGAGAAATTAACCGGGGAAAATGTCGGTTACGCCATTTGCGAGAACGTTCCGGGAATCGACGTCCTTTTGACGGGCCATCAGCATCGCGCGATTGCAGGCAGCCGCATTAACGGCGTCTGCATCGTACAGCCGGCAAACGAAGGCCGTTTCCTCGGCAAAGTTACCTTGACGGCCGAACGCCACGCGGATGGCTGGAACATTACGGAAACGCAATCCGAGCTGATACCCGCAGACCGGTTCGAGCCGGATCCCGCCGTTCTGGAAATCGCCGGAGAAGTGGAGGCGCTTGCGCAAACCTGGCTCGATCAGCCGATCGGATTCGTCGAAGGCAGTATGGCGATCGATTCGCATGAGGACGTCCGGCTGCGCGAGCACCCGCTGATTGAGTTTATCAACCGCGTGCAAATGGATGTCTCCGGAGCGGACATCTCGAATACGGCTTTGTTCGACAACCAATCGCCGGGGTTCGGCGAACGAATTACAATGCGGGATATCGTCGCCAACTATATTTATCCGAACACCTTGAAGGTCATCCGCGTATCCGGACGCGACATTCGGGCCGCTCTGGAGCAGTCGGCGGAATATTTCGAGCTCGGGGAAGACGGCAGGATTACCGTCAGCCGGGCGTACCTCGCTCCGAAGCCGCAGCATTACAATTACGACATGTGGGAAGGCATCGATTACGTGCTGGACATTTCGAAACCGGCCGGTCAGCGGGTAACGAAGCTGGAACGTGACGGAAAGCCTCTTGACGAGAATGAGCAATTCGAGGTGGTCATGAACAATTACCGGGCGGGCGGCGGCGGAAATTTCACGATGTTCCAAGGCAAGCCGGTCATCAAAGACATTGCCAAGGATATGGTGGAGATTTTGGCCGATTACATTCGTGAGCGGCGCACGATTAAAGCCGAAGCAAACGGGAATTGGAAAATCATCGGCGGCGCCGGGCGTTAA
- a CDS encoding phosphate/phosphite/phosphonate ABC transporter substrate-binding protein translates to MKKRKWLPMMSIVLVTGLLAGCGSGGNNGGSGGTSSEAPSNAGGSAGGAAAKEIKDLKVSFVPSKDPDQIITTTAPLKELLINQLGTEGYKVDKVDINVGTTYEAVGEALEAGSTDVGLIPGGTYVLYDDGADVILTATRSALSNDSDNPKDWNDHKPTTNVDKQATYYRSLFIAGPTKKGKELADKVNSGQELTWDDLNSANWSVMTSSSSAGYIYPSLWLQNKYGKSLTDLAHVVQSDSYDSSFARLATGQADVILVYADARMDNEKNWTSKYSRKASIWDETNVIGVTEPIYNDTISVSKNSPIMTDEFKKALQDAFIAIAKTDEGKKVIAIYSHEGYQVAKSSDYDAERKAQELLKSLR, encoded by the coding sequence ATGAAGAAAAGAAAATGGCTGCCGATGATGTCGATCGTGCTGGTGACCGGATTGCTGGCCGGATGCGGCTCGGGCGGCAATAACGGCGGTTCCGGCGGTACGTCTTCCGAAGCACCGTCCAATGCCGGAGGCTCTGCGGGGGGCGCGGCAGCGAAAGAAATCAAAGATTTGAAGGTCAGCTTTGTTCCATCGAAAGACCCCGACCAAATTATTACGACGACGGCTCCGCTGAAGGAATTGCTCATCAACCAGCTGGGGACCGAAGGCTACAAGGTCGACAAAGTCGATATCAATGTCGGGACGACGTACGAAGCGGTCGGCGAAGCCCTTGAAGCGGGCTCGACCGATGTCGGTTTGATTCCGGGCGGTACATATGTTTTATACGACGACGGCGCGGACGTGATCTTGACGGCAACCCGCAGCGCGCTGTCCAACGACTCGGACAATCCGAAGGACTGGAACGACCATAAACCGACCACGAACGTGGACAAGCAGGCAACCTACTACCGCTCCTTGTTTATTGCCGGTCCGACCAAGAAGGGCAAGGAGCTGGCCGATAAAGTGAATAGCGGCCAGGAACTGACCTGGGACGATTTGAACAGCGCGAACTGGTCGGTCATGACGTCGTCGTCCTCCGCCGGCTATATTTATCCGTCCTTGTGGCTGCAAAATAAATACGGTAAAAGCTTAACCGATTTGGCCCATGTCGTGCAATCCGATTCGTATGACAGCTCGTTCGCCCGGCTGGCGACCGGCCAGGCCGACGTTATTCTCGTTTATGCGGATGCAAGAATGGACAACGAGAAGAACTGGACGAGCAAATACAGCCGGAAGGCGTCGATCTGGGACGAAACGAACGTGATCGGCGTTACCGAGCCGATTTACAACGATACGATCAGCGTCAGCAAGAACAGCCCGATTATGACGGACGAATTCAAGAAGGCGCTTCAGGATGCATTTATCGCCATCGCCAAAACCGACGAGGGCAAAAAAGTAATCGCGATCTATTCGCATGAAGGATACCAGGTGGCGAAATCTTCGGATTACGACGCCGAACGAAAAGCGCAGGAGCTTCTGAAAAGCTTGAGATAG
- the phnC gene encoding phosphonate ABC transporter ATP-binding protein yields the protein MIEFIDVEKTYANGTIALQHINLTIKQGEFVAVIGLSGAGKSTLIRCINRMHDITGGKIMVNDVDVSKLKGKQIRRYRRRIGMIFQSFNLVTRTTVLNNVLVSFVPDLPFWRKLGGFFTKEQKIKALEALDKVGILDKSFVRVDQLSGGQQQRVALARTLAQSPDIILADEPIASLDPVTSRAVMNDFKSINQDMGISVIMNIHHVEMALEYADRIIGIHKGEVVFDGETAKVTPDILERIYGGQWETEQSARDKDTAYV from the coding sequence ATGATCGAGTTTATCGATGTGGAAAAAACATACGCGAACGGTACGATCGCCCTGCAGCATATCAACCTGACGATCAAGCAAGGCGAATTCGTTGCCGTTATCGGACTGTCGGGCGCCGGCAAATCCACGCTCATACGCTGCATCAACCGCATGCACGATATTACGGGCGGCAAAATCATGGTGAACGACGTCGACGTTTCCAAGCTGAAAGGAAAACAAATCCGCCGTTACCGGAGACGAATCGGAATGATTTTTCAATCGTTCAATTTGGTCACCCGGACGACGGTGTTGAATAATGTACTGGTTTCCTTTGTGCCCGATCTTCCGTTTTGGCGCAAGCTGGGGGGCTTTTTCACAAAGGAACAGAAAATCAAGGCATTAGAAGCGCTGGATAAAGTCGGGATTCTAGACAAGTCGTTCGTTCGCGTGGACCAGCTGTCCGGCGGACAGCAGCAGCGCGTGGCGCTGGCGAGGACGCTCGCCCAGAGCCCCGATATTATTTTGGCGGACGAGCCGATCGCTTCCCTGGATCCCGTCACCTCGAGAGCCGTTATGAACGACTTCAAATCCATCAACCAAGACATGGGCATTTCCGTCATCATGAACATTCACCATGTGGAAATGGCGTTGGAATACGCGGACCGGATCATCGGGATTCATAAAGGGGAAGTCGTGTTCGACGGCGAAACGGCCAAGGTCACGCCGGACATTTTGGAGCGGATTTACGGCGGACAATGGGAAACGGAGCAGTCCGCCCGGGATAAGGATACGGCCTATGTATGA
- the phnE gene encoding phosphonate ABC transporter, permease protein PhnE: MYDKLFAPQKMILPNGKVVFRKRTRVPLVLLILIACTAASVVFTDFSFHTLATRIEKFFDIIRRMIPPDWHSMKKVWRPLFDTVKMSLLGSMIGALIALPVAVLASSNIVPYKAVAVAIKMALSLLRTLPTLVTALIATFVFGLGPLAGTAAIMLFTISYVGKLLYEQIENADMGAFEAMESIGMTRFQAFRFAIMPQVLPGYISSSLFCFEGNVRYAAVLGYVGAGGIGLLIDESLGWRDYPGTGMIILALIVTVYLIETVSEHFRKKLI; encoded by the coding sequence ATGTATGATAAACTTTTTGCGCCTCAAAAGATGATTCTGCCAAACGGCAAAGTCGTTTTCCGGAAAAGAACGCGGGTTCCCCTTGTTCTGCTCATCCTGATCGCTTGCACGGCCGCATCCGTCGTCTTTACGGATTTCAGCTTCCACACGCTGGCCACGCGCATCGAAAAATTTTTCGATATTATCCGCAGGATGATTCCACCGGATTGGCACAGCATGAAAAAGGTTTGGCGTCCTTTATTCGATACGGTCAAAATGTCGCTGCTCGGCTCCATGATCGGCGCGTTGATTGCGCTGCCGGTCGCCGTCCTGGCTTCCTCCAACATCGTGCCGTACAAAGCCGTCGCGGTCGCTATCAAAATGGCGCTCAGTCTGCTGAGAACGCTGCCGACGCTTGTGACGGCCTTGATCGCGACCTTCGTTTTCGGACTCGGGCCGCTCGCGGGAACCGCCGCCATAATGCTGTTCACCATCTCGTACGTGGGGAAATTGCTCTATGAACAGATCGAGAACGCGGATATGGGAGCTTTCGAAGCGATGGAATCGATCGGCATGACCCGGTTCCAGGCGTTTCGCTTTGCGATTATGCCGCAGGTGCTGCCCGGATATATTTCGTCCTCTTTGTTTTGCTTTGAAGGGAATGTCCGGTACGCGGCCGTACTCGGTTACGTGGGGGCGGGAGGAATCGGGCTTTTGATCGACGAAAGCCTGGGCTGGCGCGATTATCCCGGCACGGGCATGATTATTTTGGCGTTAATCGTGACCGTCTACCTGATCGAAACGGTCAGCGAGCATTTCCGAAAAAAGCTGATTTAG
- the phnE gene encoding phosphonate ABC transporter, permease protein PhnE, with product MTTLEKQLLAAPRNRRYILTVAAIVLILFIWSLTAVSFKDVNQSGLKIVWSILKGIVTPDTGLLFNLTEQSVGYLLIQTIAIAFLGTLVGSVLAIPIAFLAASNMVPKPVSWLIRLLLIVIRTVPALVYGLMFIRVTGQGPFAGVLTIGITSVGMLARLYVDAIEELDTRVLESMTSIGCGTFEKIRYGVVPQLLSMFMSIMIYRFDMNMREASILGLVGAGGIGAPLIFAMRSYKWEQVGALLIGTVVLILIIELVSNKLRMKLIKG from the coding sequence ATGACCACTCTGGAAAAGCAGCTTCTCGCTGCACCGCGCAATCGCCGTTACATCCTGACGGTTGCGGCGATCGTCCTTATATTATTCATTTGGTCGCTGACCGCGGTCAGCTTCAAAGATGTCAATCAAAGCGGTTTGAAAATCGTGTGGAGCATCCTGAAAGGGATTGTGACGCCGGATACCGGTTTATTGTTCAATCTGACCGAGCAGAGCGTCGGTTATTTGCTCATCCAAACCATTGCGATCGCTTTCCTGGGTACACTGGTCGGCTCGGTGCTGGCAATACCGATTGCGTTTCTGGCGGCGTCGAATATGGTGCCGAAACCCGTATCCTGGCTGATCCGCCTATTGCTGATCGTGATCCGGACGGTTCCCGCGCTCGTATACGGTCTCATGTTTATCCGCGTCACGGGGCAGGGGCCGTTCGCCGGCGTGCTGACGATCGGCATCACCTCGGTCGGAATGCTGGCGCGGCTGTACGTCGACGCGATTGAAGAGCTGGACACGCGCGTGCTGGAATCGATGACGTCGATCGGATGCGGCACGTTCGAAAAAATCCGCTACGGGGTCGTACCGCAGCTGCTCTCGATGTTTATGTCGATCATGATTTATCGCTTCGATATGAACATGCGCGAAGCTTCCATTCTGGGGCTTGTCGGGGCGGGAGGGATCGGAGCGCCGCTTATTTTCGCGATGCGAAGCTACAAATGGGAACAGGTCGGGGCGCTGCTCATCGGCACCGTCGTGCTTATCCTGATCATCGAACTCGTTTCGAACAAGCTGCGCATGAAGCTGATTAAAGGCTGA
- a CDS encoding stalk domain-containing protein: MKKKFWLASGIAALMFVSAGAGALAATKFTIIVNGRVANVDAKVINGSTYLPLRAVGQLLGADIGYNASTHTVTVTSAAPTAITGPKTIPVNATVTSGPMVMKISKITLDPAYKSGNFSNPIKAVIFDATVQNTSGDKVAWVPGYGTIVTNAKEQITGTSSDFSSTFQAKAVESGKIVFQVNGDLDAVRSLIYSVTRAGKVLDNGTLDYYSNNAKTSVTIHL, from the coding sequence TTGAAGAAGAAATTTTGGCTTGCATCGGGCATTGCAGCTCTGATGTTCGTTTCTGCGGGCGCAGGTGCGCTGGCGGCAACGAAGTTCACGATCATCGTCAATGGAAGGGTCGCGAATGTCGACGCAAAGGTGATCAACGGAAGTACATATTTGCCGCTTAGAGCCGTCGGCCAGCTGCTCGGCGCCGACATCGGTTACAATGCGTCCACCCATACCGTGACGGTCACGTCTGCTGCTCCTACAGCCATTACGGGACCCAAAACGATCCCGGTCAACGCGACGGTCACCAGCGGCCCCATGGTTATGAAAATATCGAAAATTACGCTGGACCCGGCTTACAAATCGGGCAACTTTTCGAACCCGATTAAAGCCGTTATTTTTGACGCGACCGTTCAAAACACGTCGGGCGACAAAGTAGCCTGGGTCCCGGGATACGGCACGATCGTCACGAATGCGAAAGAACAAATTACCGGCACGAGCTCGGATTTTTCCAGTACGTTCCAGGCGAAGGCAGTGGAATCCGGGAAGATCGTGTTCCAGGTGAACGGGGATCTGGACGCCGTCCGGAGTCTCATTTACTCCGTCACCCGCGCGGGCAAGGTGCTCGACAACGGAACGCTGGACTACTACAGCAACAACGCGAAAACATCGGTTACCATACATCTGTAA